From a single Streptomyces misionensis genomic region:
- the glyA gene encoding serine hydroxymethyltransferase has product MRDLELARLLHREDRHYLESIDLIAASNAPIAAVRDNHTWGVAQFRSAEGHVGRKPYAGTSIFDEVERITAQRARAVFGGEHANVQPASGSLANLAAYRALLRPGDTLLSMAVTSGGHLSHGHPKHIVSELYRVVPYSVDPETGLLPYDDIREIAERERPRVIVAGYSAYPRAVDFALFGEVARDVGATLVADISHIAGLVAAGLHANPCAQPETVVTTSVEKTLRGTRGGIVLCPESLRTRIDSAIFPGLQSSVGMAGLVSLAATLQDAATPAFRVYQERVVANARLLAGLLLDGGLDLVTGGTDTHLLVVDLTRTALTGREAEGRLQDLGILSNRNMLPADPRPPFVASGLRLGTPTITSRGFDEDDVRELADIVLVALRARDWDAPQITLLRKRADALRTRPRPDDALGDLAASTAAAGDEL; this is encoded by the coding sequence ATGCGTGACCTCGAACTTGCGCGGCTGTTGCACCGCGAGGACCGGCACTACCTGGAGAGCATCGACCTCATCGCCGCGTCCAACGCGCCGATCGCGGCGGTGCGCGACAACCACACCTGGGGAGTGGCCCAGTTCCGCTCCGCCGAGGGGCACGTCGGGCGCAAGCCCTACGCCGGCACCTCGATCTTCGACGAGGTCGAAAGGATCACGGCGCAACGCGCACGCGCCGTGTTCGGCGGCGAGCACGCCAATGTGCAGCCCGCCTCCGGCTCCCTGGCGAACCTCGCCGCCTACCGCGCCTTGCTGCGGCCCGGCGACACCCTGCTGTCCATGGCCGTGACCTCCGGGGGCCACCTCTCGCACGGCCACCCCAAGCACATCGTCTCGGAGCTCTACCGGGTCGTCCCGTACTCGGTGGACCCCGAGACCGGTCTGCTGCCCTACGACGACATCCGGGAGATCGCCGAGCGGGAACGCCCGCGCGTCATCGTCGCCGGGTACTCCGCCTATCCCAGGGCGGTCGACTTCGCGCTGTTCGGCGAGGTGGCGCGCGACGTCGGGGCGACCCTCGTCGCGGACATCTCGCACATCGCCGGCCTGGTCGCCGCCGGGCTGCACGCCAACCCGTGCGCCCAGCCGGAGACCGTGGTGACCACCTCCGTGGAGAAGACGCTGCGCGGCACGCGCGGCGGAATCGTCCTGTGCCCCGAATCCCTGCGCACGCGCATCGACTCGGCGATCTTCCCCGGGCTCCAGTCCTCCGTCGGGATGGCCGGCCTCGTCTCGCTCGCGGCCACCCTCCAGGACGCGGCGACCCCCGCCTTCCGCGTCTACCAGGAACGCGTGGTCGCCAACGCGCGGCTGCTCGCCGGCCTGCTGCTCGACGGCGGACTCGACCTGGTGACCGGCGGCACCGACACCCACCTGCTGGTCGTCGACCTCACCCGTACCGCGCTGACCGGCCGCGAGGCCGAGGGCCGCCTCCAGGACCTGGGAATCCTGTCCAACCGCAACATGCTGCCCGCCGACCCGAGGCCCCCCTTCGTCGCCAGCGGGCTGCGCCTGGGCACTCCGACGATCACCTCCCGCGGCTTCGACGAGGACGACGTGCGCGAACTCGCCGACATCGTGCTGGTGGCACTGCGCGCCCGGGACTGGGACGCACCGCAGATCACCCTGCTGCGCAAGCGCGCGGACGCGCTGCGCACCCGGCCGCGCCCCGACGACGCGCTCGGCGATCTGGCCGCGAGCACCGCGGCCGCGGGCGATGAACTCTGA
- the xylA gene encoding xylose isomerase, with protein MTSFQPTPEDRFCFGLWTVGWQERDQFGEATRAPLDPVRTVHKLAELGAWGVTFHDDDLLAVEPNRDAAIAAFRKALDETGLVVPAATTDLFKHPVFKDGAFTSNDRDVRRHAIRKVMRNLDLAAELGAKTYVFWGGREGAESDAAKDVRVALDRFREAIDYLAGYVKEQNYGMRFALEPKPNEPRGDILLPTIGHALGFISTLEHHEMVGLNPEVGHEQMAGLNFVHGIAQALWQDKLFHIDLNGQHGPRYDQDLVFGHGDTKSAFFLVDLLESSGWEGPRHFDYKPGRTEDAEDVWVSAEANMRTYLILKERAKAFRADPEVQEAMRACRIEELAVPTIAAGESHEDLRAEEFDAEAARDRGYHYSRLNQLAVEHMLGSR; from the coding sequence ATGACGAGCTTCCAGCCCACCCCCGAAGACCGGTTCTGCTTCGGGCTGTGGACCGTCGGCTGGCAGGAGCGCGACCAGTTCGGCGAGGCCACCCGCGCGCCGCTGGACCCGGTGCGCACGGTGCACAAGCTGGCCGAGCTCGGCGCCTGGGGCGTGACCTTCCACGACGACGACCTGCTGGCCGTCGAGCCGAACCGGGACGCCGCGATCGCCGCGTTCCGCAAGGCCCTCGACGAGACCGGCCTGGTGGTGCCCGCCGCCACCACGGACCTGTTCAAGCACCCGGTGTTCAAGGACGGCGCCTTCACCTCCAACGACCGCGACGTACGCCGTCACGCGATCCGCAAGGTGATGCGCAACCTGGACCTGGCGGCCGAACTCGGCGCCAAGACCTATGTGTTCTGGGGCGGCCGGGAGGGCGCGGAGAGCGACGCGGCCAAGGACGTGCGCGTGGCGCTCGATCGCTTCCGCGAGGCGATCGACTACCTCGCCGGATACGTCAAGGAGCAGAACTACGGCATGCGCTTCGCCCTGGAGCCCAAGCCGAACGAGCCCCGCGGCGACATCCTGCTGCCGACCATCGGCCACGCCCTCGGCTTCATCTCCACCCTGGAGCACCACGAGATGGTCGGCCTCAACCCCGAGGTGGGGCACGAGCAGATGGCCGGGCTCAACTTCGTCCACGGCATCGCGCAGGCCCTGTGGCAGGACAAGCTCTTCCACATCGACCTCAACGGCCAGCACGGCCCGCGCTACGACCAGGACCTGGTGTTCGGCCACGGTGACACCAAGAGCGCGTTCTTCCTCGTCGACCTGCTGGAGAGCAGCGGCTGGGAAGGCCCGCGGCACTTCGACTACAAGCCCGGCCGCACCGAGGACGCCGAGGACGTGTGGGTCTCGGCCGAGGCCAACATGCGCACCTACCTGATCCTCAAGGAGCGCGCCAAGGCGTTCCGCGCCGACCCCGAGGTCCAGGAGGCCATGCGGGCCTGCCGGATCGAGGAGCTGGCCGTGCCCACCATCGCGGCGGGCGAGAGCCACGAGGACCTGCGCGCCGAGGAGTTCGACGCCGAGGCCGCCCGCGACCGCGGCTACCACTACTCCCGTCTCAACCAGCTGGCGGTCGAGCACATGCTCGGCAGCCGCTGA
- a CDS encoding ABC transporter ATP-binding protein, with translation MTALAGPAAEGEETADAATAPARRGPADAVAERLRRRRRSAAQLFALMPYAGAPLILGTVLAHVLAGAAPVTFVVGSGTALPEAVAGRASWGLWLAAGAFLLQQALAPVQLVLSREVARRIDAACVTRLTRFALHDATLAGLERPEVADRLNEVDEAFEQWVLTPGAAVEGGLALTARYTQLVGATGVLAWAMGPWAAVAGALVALVARTGHAEAFHHFGAAFHATQPMRRRVAYIRDLATGTRAAKEIRSLGLLGWLDARFHAETRAYLDPLWARRRRIYGPPFLAYTAVALAGLAVALLVIAHAGGTGSAGHGWRPAEAGMAVQAVVLCGRFGVMFPESDIKLVFGRGAWEALGGFERIVRETAGPATGERRPAPAPADAITFEGVGFGYRPGAPVLDGLDLTLPVGTSTALIGVNGAGKTTLVKLLAGIYTPDTGAVRVDGTDLRELDPDSWQRGFAVTFQDFLRYELSLRDNVAMGAVAHRGDDEGITHELRRVGLGDLLDALPGGLDTPLTRSLPGGRELSGGQWQRIALARALFAVRHGARVLVLDEPTAQLDARGEAEFYDTFLDLTRGVTSLVISHRFSSVRKADQIVVLDGGRVTEAGTHDELVRRDGRYRRMFEVQARRFGLAGQDPARHTREVSP, from the coding sequence ATGACAGCCCTCGCCGGCCCGGCCGCGGAAGGGGAGGAAACGGCGGACGCGGCGACCGCGCCGGCCCGGAGGGGCCCGGCGGACGCCGTGGCCGAACGACTGCGCCGCCGTCGGCGCTCCGCGGCACAGCTCTTCGCGCTGATGCCGTACGCCGGGGCGCCGCTGATCCTCGGGACGGTCCTCGCGCACGTCCTCGCGGGTGCGGCTCCGGTCACCTTCGTGGTCGGCAGCGGCACGGCCCTGCCGGAGGCGGTGGCCGGGCGGGCGTCATGGGGGCTGTGGCTCGCCGCGGGCGCCTTCCTGCTCCAACAGGCGCTGGCGCCGGTGCAGTTGGTGTTGTCGCGCGAGGTCGCCCGCCGGATCGACGCGGCCTGCGTCACCCGGCTGACCCGGTTCGCGTTGCACGACGCGACGCTCGCGGGCCTGGAGCGCCCGGAGGTGGCGGACCGGCTCAACGAGGTGGACGAGGCGTTCGAGCAGTGGGTGCTGACACCGGGAGCGGCCGTGGAGGGCGGACTCGCGCTGACGGCCCGCTACACCCAACTCGTCGGCGCCACCGGGGTCCTGGCCTGGGCCATGGGCCCCTGGGCGGCGGTGGCGGGGGCGCTGGTGGCGCTCGTCGCGCGGACCGGGCACGCCGAGGCCTTCCACCACTTCGGCGCCGCGTTCCACGCCACCCAGCCCATGCGGCGGCGGGTGGCGTACATCCGCGACCTGGCGACCGGCACCCGGGCGGCCAAGGAGATCCGTTCGCTGGGCCTGCTCGGGTGGCTCGACGCGCGGTTCCACGCCGAGACCCGCGCCTACCTGGACCCCCTGTGGGCCCGGCGCCGGCGCATCTACGGCCCCCCGTTCCTCGCGTACACGGCGGTGGCCCTCGCCGGGCTGGCGGTGGCGCTGCTCGTGATCGCCCACGCCGGCGGCACCGGCTCGGCCGGCCACGGCTGGCGGCCCGCGGAGGCCGGCATGGCGGTGCAGGCCGTGGTGCTGTGCGGCCGGTTCGGGGTGATGTTCCCCGAGTCGGACATCAAGCTGGTCTTCGGCCGCGGCGCCTGGGAGGCGCTCGGCGGTTTCGAACGGATCGTGCGGGAGACGGCGGGTCCCGCGACCGGGGAGCGCCGGCCGGCGCCCGCCCCCGCCGACGCCATCACCTTCGAGGGGGTCGGCTTCGGCTACCGGCCCGGCGCCCCGGTCCTGGACGGCCTCGACCTGACGCTGCCCGTGGGCACCTCCACGGCCCTGATCGGCGTCAACGGGGCCGGCAAGACGACGCTCGTCAAACTCCTCGCCGGCATCTACACACCGGACACCGGCGCCGTCCGCGTCGACGGCACGGACCTGCGCGAGCTGGACCCGGACTCCTGGCAGCGCGGGTTCGCCGTCACCTTCCAGGACTTCCTGCGCTACGAGCTGTCGCTGCGCGACAACGTGGCCATGGGCGCCGTCGCCCACCGCGGCGACGACGAGGGGATCACCCACGAACTGCGGCGGGTCGGCCTCGGCGACCTGCTCGACGCCCTGCCCGGCGGACTCGACACCCCGCTGACCCGCTCCCTGCCCGGCGGGCGGGAGCTGTCCGGCGGGCAGTGGCAGCGCATCGCCCTCGCCCGGGCCCTGTTCGCGGTGCGGCACGGTGCCCGCGTCCTGGTCCTGGACGAACCGACCGCCCAGCTCGACGCGCGCGGCGAGGCGGAGTTCTACGACACCTTCCTCGACCTCACCCGCGGTGTCACCAGCCTCGTCATCTCGCACCGCTTCTCCAGCGTCCGCAAGGCGGACCAGATCGTCGTCCTCGACGGCGGCCGGGTCACCGAGGCCGGGACCCACGACGAACTCGTCCGGCGCGACGGGCGGTACCGGCGGATGTTCGAGGTGCAGGCACGCCGCTTCGGCCTCGCCGGGCAGGACCCCGCGCGGCACACCCGGGAGGTGTCCCCGTGA
- a CDS encoding glycoside hydrolase family 3 N-terminal domain-containing protein, whose product MPEPREDTAAPDADRQPWRDASLPVRDRVADLLSRMTLEEKVGQLGAYWVAPLRPGEPVLAVPEGATDPLPPPLGEAAAVGLGQLTRVYGTEPVLPAAGQERLRFLQDTVMSANRFGIPALVHEECLTGVLSWTATVFPTPLAWGAAFDPALVEEMATAIGGSLRELGVQVGLAPVLDVTRDYRWGCTEETIGDDPHLVATVGAAYVRGLERSGIVATLKHFAGYSASAAGRNMAPVACGPREFADVLLEPFVAGLRLGGARAVMVSQNDVDGIPATGDPHLLTDVLRGELGFDGVVLGDYFGIWNLKHIHGMATSREEAAALALRAGVDMELPTTHCFGAPLAETVRQGAVAEELVDRAAARVLTLKCELGMLDETWKADLAALPALEPGDLDPPGHRALARRLAEASVVLLANDGTLPLRDGAVALVGPLADDPSALLGCYAFANHNSLDFLEEMAARVGMEPGVEIPSLGAALAAELPDAKIRVTAADDTAMSRDADIAAAVAAARDADVCVLTLGDRSGLFGTGGRTSGEGSDAETVALPGRQAELARAVLDTGTPTVLVLISGRPYALGGLAERAAAVVQAFFPGEEGAGAIAGILSGRVEPSGRLPVSMPRHAGGQLGTYLHPAMGGPSRVSSVDPTPLYPFGHGLTWTTFAYTDLATDHDVIATDGTVRIGVTVRNTGRRAGTELVQLYLSDLVASVVRPSRWLAGWAKVRLEPGRAARVEFTVHADRVSFTGRDLRRVVEPGVIHVEAGPSSADLPLRGSFRLDGPERVVGADRVLTVPVSVRPLRPAGEPRP is encoded by the coding sequence ATGCCCGAACCACGCGAGGACACGGCGGCACCCGATGCGGACCGGCAGCCGTGGCGGGACGCCTCGTTGCCGGTGCGCGACCGGGTGGCCGACCTGCTGAGCCGGATGACCCTCGAGGAGAAGGTCGGGCAGCTCGGCGCCTACTGGGTGGCGCCCCTGCGTCCCGGTGAGCCCGTGCTCGCGGTGCCGGAGGGGGCCACCGACCCGCTGCCCCCGCCCCTCGGGGAGGCGGCGGCCGTCGGCCTCGGCCAGCTCACCCGGGTCTACGGCACCGAACCCGTGCTCCCCGCGGCGGGCCAGGAACGGCTCCGGTTCCTCCAGGACACGGTGATGTCGGCGAACCGGTTCGGGATACCCGCGCTCGTGCACGAGGAATGCCTCACCGGCGTGCTGTCCTGGACCGCCACCGTGTTCCCCACGCCGCTCGCCTGGGGCGCGGCGTTCGACCCCGCGCTGGTGGAGGAGATGGCCACGGCCATCGGGGGCAGCCTGCGCGAGCTGGGCGTCCAGGTGGGCCTGGCGCCCGTGCTCGACGTGACGCGGGACTACCGCTGGGGCTGCACGGAGGAGACGATCGGCGACGACCCCCACCTCGTCGCGACCGTCGGCGCCGCCTACGTCCGCGGTCTGGAGCGCTCCGGCATCGTCGCCACCCTCAAGCACTTCGCCGGGTACTCGGCGTCCGCCGCCGGGCGGAACATGGCGCCGGTGGCGTGCGGCCCCCGCGAGTTCGCCGACGTCCTGCTGGAGCCGTTCGTCGCCGGCCTGCGGCTGGGCGGGGCGCGTGCCGTGATGGTCTCCCAGAACGACGTCGACGGCATACCGGCCACCGGCGACCCGCACCTGCTCACCGACGTGCTGCGCGGCGAGCTGGGCTTCGACGGCGTCGTCCTGGGCGACTACTTCGGGATCTGGAACCTCAAGCACATCCACGGCATGGCCACCTCGCGCGAGGAGGCCGCCGCGCTGGCGCTGCGGGCCGGCGTCGACATGGAGCTGCCCACCACGCACTGCTTCGGGGCGCCGCTGGCCGAGACGGTGCGGCAGGGCGCCGTCGCCGAGGAACTGGTGGACCGGGCGGCCGCCCGGGTGCTCACGCTCAAGTGCGAGCTGGGCATGCTGGACGAGACGTGGAAGGCCGACCTGGCCGCCCTCCCCGCCCTTGAGCCCGGGGACCTGGACCCGCCCGGACACCGGGCCCTGGCCCGCAGGCTCGCCGAGGCGTCGGTGGTCCTGCTGGCCAACGACGGCACGCTGCCGCTGCGCGACGGCGCCGTCGCACTGGTCGGCCCGCTGGCGGACGATCCGTCGGCCCTGCTGGGCTGCTACGCGTTCGCCAACCACAACTCCCTCGACTTCCTGGAGGAGATGGCCGCGCGTGTGGGCATGGAGCCGGGGGTGGAGATCCCGTCCCTGGGCGCCGCTCTGGCCGCGGAGCTGCCGGACGCGAAGATCCGGGTGACGGCCGCGGACGACACCGCGATGAGCCGGGACGCGGACATCGCCGCCGCCGTGGCCGCGGCACGCGACGCCGATGTGTGCGTGCTGACGCTCGGCGACCGCTCCGGTCTCTTCGGCACCGGCGGACGGACCTCCGGAGAGGGCAGCGACGCGGAGACGGTGGCCCTGCCCGGCCGGCAGGCCGAACTCGCGCGGGCGGTCCTGGACACCGGGACCCCCACGGTCCTCGTGCTGATCTCCGGCCGCCCCTACGCCCTGGGCGGCCTCGCCGAGCGGGCCGCCGCCGTCGTCCAGGCGTTCTTCCCCGGCGAGGAAGGGGCGGGCGCGATCGCCGGAATCCTGTCCGGCCGGGTCGAGCCGTCCGGACGGCTGCCGGTGAGCATGCCCCGCCACGCGGGCGGCCAGCTCGGAACCTATCTGCACCCGGCGATGGGCGGCCCTTCCCGGGTCAGCTCGGTCGACCCCACGCCCCTGTACCCGTTCGGGCACGGGCTCACCTGGACCACCTTCGCCTACACGGACCTCGCCACGGACCACGACGTGATCGCGACCGACGGCACCGTGCGGATCGGCGTCACCGTCCGCAACACCGGGCGCCGGGCCGGGACCGAGCTGGTCCAGCTCTACCTCTCCGACTTGGTGGCCTCGGTCGTGCGTCCGTCCCGCTGGCTCGCCGGCTGGGCCAAGGTGCGGCTCGAACCGGGCCGCGCCGCCCGCGTCGAGTTCACCGTCCACGCCGACCGCGTCTCCTTCACCGGACGGGACCTGCGGCGCGTCGTGGAACCCGGGGTGATCCACGTGGAGGCCGGTCCGTCCAGTGCCGACCTGCCGCTGCGCGGGTCCTTCCGGCTCGACGGCCCGGAGCGCGTCGTGGGAGCCGACCGGGTGCTCACCGTGCCGGTGAGCGTCCGGCCGCTGCGCCCCGCGGGCGAGCCGCGGCCATGA
- a CDS encoding FAD/NAD(P)-binding protein, which translates to MSMTPDPIGSSTTAHTRGTARVAVIGAGPVGVGLVERLLANAPLLTPGRPVEIVLVDPYPAGPGRIWREGQSPLMRMNSFAKDVTLFPGEAVRCDGPAHPGPSLAAWAAATATGLLPPVDPRLRADVRETGPDSFATRRLQGAYLSWFLGEVTRAAPPEVRVTVREGRAVALTGGPHGVQRVRLADGSSLDAHTVVLALGHLDARPRGEEAAAAEFAAEHGLTYLPPGFVAETDLSAVPPGADVLVRGMGLAFFDLMALLTQGRGGRFTRDGGGDLRYVPSGREPRLLVGSRRGLPYRCKPTHRLALEPEPKLRYFTEAAAELLAGPETLDFQRDVWPIIRKDLSHAYYRELFAADPHNTTVSWREFEERHAVATPEEVDRLVAAAVPDPARRFDLDALRAPLRHAVFPSADAFRAHFSALLEHELRRCADPARSADTAVYRALLLFFEQLPRLRARLDARSRAEELDGAWLSLFNLVASGPPAFRVEELLALCRAGVVRPLGSGMRVRLDRTAGRYRAGGANHPGEAAAAVLIDARVPDPTVTGTADPLLASLHATGAATEETLSDPATGYRTSTGRIAVDGLGRLVGADGRAHPALFALGWNTSLRGARAFAIPGTNAAAFRHGDLVARAVLTGLPAN; encoded by the coding sequence ATGTCCATGACCCCCGACCCGATCGGGTCGTCCACCACCGCTCACACCAGGGGAACCGCCAGGGTCGCGGTCATCGGCGCCGGCCCGGTGGGCGTGGGCCTGGTCGAACGACTGCTGGCCAACGCCCCGCTCCTGACACCGGGCCGGCCGGTCGAGATCGTCCTGGTGGACCCGTACCCCGCCGGCCCCGGGCGGATCTGGCGCGAAGGGCAGTCGCCGCTGATGCGCATGAACTCCTTCGCCAAGGACGTCACCCTCTTCCCCGGCGAAGCCGTGCGCTGCGACGGCCCGGCGCACCCCGGACCGTCGCTGGCCGCCTGGGCGGCGGCCACGGCCACCGGGCTCCTCCCGCCCGTCGATCCCCGCCTCCGGGCAGACGTGCGCGAGACCGGGCCCGACTCGTTCGCCACCAGGCGCCTCCAGGGCGCCTATCTGTCCTGGTTCCTCGGCGAGGTGACCCGCGCGGCACCGCCCGAGGTACGGGTGACCGTGCGCGAGGGGCGGGCCGTGGCACTCACCGGCGGCCCACACGGCGTCCAACGGGTGCGCCTGGCCGACGGATCGTCGCTCGACGCCCACACCGTGGTGCTCGCGCTCGGCCACCTCGACGCGAGGCCGCGCGGCGAGGAGGCGGCCGCCGCCGAGTTCGCGGCGGAGCACGGCCTGACCTATCTGCCGCCGGGCTTCGTCGCCGAGACCGACCTGTCGGCGGTACCGCCCGGCGCCGATGTGCTGGTGCGGGGCATGGGGCTGGCCTTCTTCGATCTGATGGCCCTGCTCACACAGGGCCGTGGCGGCCGCTTCACCCGCGACGGCGGCGGCGACCTGCGCTACGTGCCCTCGGGCCGCGAGCCCCGGCTGCTCGTCGGCTCCCGCCGGGGGCTGCCCTACCGGTGCAAGCCGACCCACCGGCTGGCGCTGGAGCCCGAGCCGAAGCTGCGCTACTTCACCGAAGCGGCCGCGGAGTTGCTCGCGGGGCCCGAGACGCTCGACTTCCAGCGGGACGTCTGGCCGATCATCCGCAAGGACCTGAGCCACGCCTACTACCGCGAGCTGTTCGCGGCCGATCCGCACAACACCACCGTCTCGTGGCGGGAGTTCGAGGAACGCCATGCCGTCGCGACCCCGGAGGAGGTGGACCGGCTCGTCGCGGCGGCCGTCCCCGACCCGGCCCGGCGGTTCGATCTCGACGCCCTCCGCGCCCCGTTGCGGCACGCCGTCTTCCCTTCCGCGGACGCCTTCCGCGCGCACTTCTCCGCGCTGCTGGAACACGAACTCCGGCGCTGCGCCGATCCGGCCCGGTCCGCCGACACCGCCGTCTACCGTGCGCTGCTGCTCTTCTTCGAGCAACTCCCCCGGCTCCGCGCCCGTCTCGACGCCCGGTCCCGGGCCGAGGAACTCGACGGCGCCTGGCTCTCCCTGTTCAACCTGGTCGCGAGCGGTCCGCCCGCGTTCCGCGTGGAGGAACTGCTGGCGCTGTGCCGCGCGGGCGTGGTCCGGCCGCTCGGCTCCGGAATGCGCGTGCGGCTCGACCGTACGGCGGGGCGGTACCGGGCCGGCGGCGCCAACCACCCGGGCGAGGCCGCGGCCGCGGTGCTCATCGACGCCCGGGTGCCCGATCCGACCGTCACGGGCACCGCCGATCCGCTCCTGGCCTCGCTGCACGCCACCGGGGCCGCGACGGAGGAGACCCTGAGCGATCCCGCCACCGGATACCGGACCTCCACCGGACGGATCGCGGTCGACGGGCTCGGGCGCCTGGTCGGCGCCGACGGCAGGGCGCACCCGGCGCTCTTCGCACTGGGCTGGAACACCTCGCTGCGCGGCGCCCGGGCGTTCGCCATACCCGGCACGAACGCGGCCGCCTTCCGGCACGGCGACCTGGTGGCGCGGGCCGTGCTGACGGGACTGCCCGCGAACTGA
- a CDS encoding glycosyltransferase, protein MGHALVTGFHRFHSYAGHPGKDGANFAYTEIGRLLDESSEVRARPHDMVELFRSDEAAREALTGCDVVVATVGPHAYLYFHLRERLGLDFRIVRDARTALWNGYLQQEALSAPYVRPGDVLYHSSRYSLALYSLLFPGLAASTQAVCYPLTRWFPGELAGSWTGSGGKGPTRVGFVGRLTDDKNHAQAVSLQRELHRRAPGAFELVAIGEGPRRAGRAQAEPPVPGYTWLPPVDRARLWREYREMDVLFFPSTSSLETFGRVLVEASFIGTPVMASTHAATSELLPAESLLPTALRTDTEFTTHLAARLGDVDVAHAADLLVAKAVPPAGRGHRYYADHDDLLLSLIRGEAKERSAFDLEPTPVQRAFLGRLGMRGLDIPDRDGADRMIDALRRSFTALHQRGTPRHLATLALLLARSGYRRKTAEFIRKNVFHGEDFSNIGGVDLQLSHLIGFEPRFTIAPVAPGEDACSAN, encoded by the coding sequence ATGGGACATGCCCTGGTCACCGGCTTCCACCGCTTCCACAGCTACGCCGGCCACCCCGGCAAGGACGGCGCGAACTTCGCCTACACGGAGATCGGCCGGCTGCTGGACGAAAGCTCCGAGGTGCGGGCCAGACCCCACGACATGGTCGAACTCTTCCGCAGCGACGAGGCCGCGCGCGAGGCCCTGACGGGCTGCGACGTCGTCGTCGCGACGGTGGGACCGCACGCCTACCTGTACTTCCATCTGCGCGAACGGCTCGGGCTCGACTTCAGGATCGTCCGGGACGCGCGCACCGCGCTGTGGAACGGCTACCTCCAGCAAGAAGCCCTCTCGGCGCCCTACGTGCGTCCGGGCGACGTGCTCTACCACTCGTCGCGCTACTCGCTCGCCCTGTACAGCCTGCTGTTCCCCGGCCTCGCGGCCTCCACGCAGGCCGTCTGCTACCCCCTGACCCGCTGGTTCCCCGGGGAGCTGGCCGGGTCCTGGACCGGCTCGGGAGGCAAGGGCCCCACCCGTGTCGGCTTCGTCGGACGGCTCACCGACGACAAGAACCACGCGCAGGCGGTCAGCCTCCAGCGCGAACTGCACCGGCGCGCTCCGGGGGCCTTCGAGCTGGTGGCGATCGGCGAGGGCCCACGGCGCGCGGGGCGGGCCCAGGCGGAACCCCCGGTCCCCGGCTACACCTGGCTCCCGCCGGTGGACCGGGCCCGGCTGTGGCGGGAGTACCGGGAGATGGACGTGCTGTTCTTCCCCAGCACCTCCTCCCTGGAGACCTTCGGACGGGTGCTGGTGGAGGCCTCGTTCATCGGCACACCGGTCATGGCGTCCACCCACGCGGCCACCTCCGAGCTGCTGCCGGCCGAGTCGCTGCTGCCCACCGCCCTGCGCACGGACACCGAATTCACCACCCACCTCGCGGCGCGCCTCGGTGACGTCGACGTCGCCCACGCGGCCGACCTGCTCGTCGCCAAGGCGGTACCGCCCGCCGGGCGCGGCCACCGGTACTACGCCGACCACGACGACCTGCTGCTGTCGCTGATCCGTGGAGAGGCCAAGGAACGGTCGGCCTTCGACCTCGAACCGACCCCCGTCCAGCGGGCGTTCCTCGGGCGGCTCGGGATGCGCGGCCTGGACATCCCCGACCGGGACGGCGCGGACCGGATGATCGACGCGCTGCGCCGGTCCTTCACCGCACTGCACCAGCGGGGCACCCCCCGCCACCTGGCCACGCTCGCCCTCCTGCTGGCCCGCTCCGGGTACCGGCGCAAGACCGCCGAGTTCATCCGCAAGAACGTCTTCCACGGCGAGGACTTCAGCAACATCGGCGGCGTCGACCTGCAGCTGAGTCACCTCATCGGCTTCGAGCCCCGCTTCACGATCGCTCCCGTCGCCCCGGGGGAGGACGCATGCTCGGCAAACTGA
- a CDS encoding sugar phosphate isomerase/epimerase family protein → MSTSPAVQLWTLRDHLAADRRATLRRLAGLGYGAVEPFEATEDPAGLRAITDDLGLTVCSAHSHRLLDSEPGPIFEAVATLGTDLLVLPSGLAEDAFAGHDALKRTADTINGLAEQAAGHGIRLGYHNYWWEFESEVGGRPALESLAELLAPEVFFEIDTYWAALGGADVPDVLTRLGDRVLALHLKDGPIAKGVPHTALGRGEMPTERILAAAPAGALRIVELQTSDEDLFAALADSRAFLGSLTDPTRA, encoded by the coding sequence ATGTCGACGTCCCCCGCGGTCCAGCTGTGGACCCTGCGCGACCACCTGGCCGCCGACCGGCGCGCCACGCTGCGCCGCCTGGCCGGCCTCGGCTACGGCGCCGTCGAGCCCTTCGAGGCCACCGAGGACCCGGCCGGCCTCCGGGCGATCACGGACGACCTCGGCCTCACCGTGTGCAGCGCCCACTCGCACCGACTCCTGGACAGCGAACCCGGCCCGATCTTCGAGGCGGTGGCCACGCTGGGCACCGACCTGCTGGTCCTGCCCTCCGGCCTCGCCGAGGACGCCTTCGCCGGTCACGACGCGCTGAAACGCACCGCCGACACGATCAACGGCCTCGCCGAGCAGGCGGCCGGACACGGCATCAGGCTCGGCTACCACAACTACTGGTGGGAGTTCGAGTCCGAGGTCGGCGGCCGGCCCGCCCTCGAGTCCCTCGCCGAACTCCTCGCCCCCGAGGTCTTCTTCGAGATCGACACCTACTGGGCCGCCCTGGGCGGCGCCGACGTACCGGACGTCCTGACCCGGCTCGGCGACCGGGTACTGGCCCTGCACCTGAAGGACGGGCCGATCGCCAAGGGCGTCCCGCACACCGCGCTCGGGCGCGGCGAGATGCCGACCGAGCGGATCCTGGCCGCGGCTCCGGCCGGCGCCCTGCGCATCGTGGAACTCCAGACGTCCGACGAGGACCTCTTCGCGGCGCTCGCGGACAGCCGCGCGTTCCTGGGCTCGCTCACGGACCCGACCCGGGCCTGA